A genomic window from Filimonas effusa includes:
- a CDS encoding cytochrome c oxidase subunit 3, translated as MDAINMSTVGTGKNRIHPHKFTLWVAMGSIIMMFAGLTSAYVVKSAQANWLVFKLPPVFWYSTIVILVSSATMHLSVTAFKARDLKRYKLMITMTLLLGLLFSALQFVGFDALHKSGIQLFGIGSNASASFLGIITGLHVLHVLGGVVALLVVFIRAFSVKNRQYSSVPVEIVSTYWHFVDLLWIYLFIFFSWVA; from the coding sequence ATGGACGCAATAAATATGAGTACAGTGGGTACAGGAAAAAACAGGATACATCCGCATAAGTTCACCTTATGGGTTGCCATGGGAAGCATCATTATGATGTTTGCAGGCTTAACCAGTGCTTATGTGGTGAAAAGCGCACAGGCCAACTGGCTGGTGTTTAAACTCCCCCCTGTTTTCTGGTATTCTACCATCGTAATACTTGTGAGTAGTGCTACAATGCACTTGTCCGTTACAGCCTTCAAAGCCCGTGACCTGAAACGTTACAAGCTGATGATAACGATGACCCTGCTATTAGGCCTGTTGTTTTCCGCTTTACAGTTTGTAGGCTTCGATGCGCTTCATAAAAGCGGTATCCAGTTATTTGGCATCGGCAGTAACGCATCTGCCTCTTTCCTGGGTATCATCACCGGCCTCCACGTATTGCACGTATTGGGAGGAGTGGTAGCATTATTGGTAGTTTTTATAAGAGCTTTCAGCGTTAAGAATAGGCAATACAGCAGCGTACCGGTAGAAATTGTGAGCACCTACTGGCATTTCGTAGACCTGCTTTGGATTTACCTTTTCATCTTTTTCAGCTGGGTAGCATAA
- a CDS encoding quinol:cytochrome C oxidoreductase → MASIRAQFEVPGKMKTWSIALIAIGLLALIIGFVTKGVGGHDAHAEHEKAVFWGTLMYNSIFFTLVCNASMFFICATTLAMGGWQVVFRRVPEAISTLVPIFGTITLVILFYIVFIDHNHHIYHWIDKEAVESDVILSGKKGFLNPTFFGIWTVLTIGLWSLLGRRMRKLSSEADERAMNGEEGQRYIWRNTVSASLFIVWFALTVGSTIPWLWMMSIDAHWYSTMYSWYTFASSFVSGMSLVALFVIYLKNKGYLEYTNQEHLHDIGKFMFAFSVFWTYLWFSQYMLIWYANIPEETVYFKHRVQGPYKWVFFLNLILNFICPLLILMKRGAKRNYTLITFMAVLIIFGHWIDFFQMVMGSVSKEHVTLGWLDFGIAALFIGILILMVGKALASKPLVPKYHPFLKESVIHHT, encoded by the coding sequence ATGGCATCTATCAGAGCGCAATTTGAGGTTCCCGGTAAAATGAAAACATGGTCAATAGCCTTGATCGCCATCGGGTTACTGGCTCTTATTATTGGATTTGTTACAAAAGGCGTTGGCGGTCACGATGCGCATGCCGAACATGAGAAAGCTGTGTTCTGGGGAACACTCATGTATAATAGCATATTTTTTACACTGGTGTGTAATGCAAGCATGTTCTTTATCTGCGCTACTACCCTCGCAATGGGTGGCTGGCAGGTGGTCTTCCGCCGCGTACCGGAAGCGATCTCTACACTGGTGCCCATCTTCGGTACTATCACCCTGGTGATCCTTTTCTATATCGTATTTATCGACCATAACCACCATATTTACCACTGGATCGACAAAGAAGCTGTAGAAAGTGATGTTATCCTCAGCGGTAAAAAAGGATTCCTGAATCCTACTTTCTTTGGTATCTGGACCGTATTAACCATTGGCTTATGGAGCCTCCTCGGCAGAAGAATGCGTAAACTCAGCAGCGAAGCCGATGAAAGAGCTATGAATGGCGAAGAAGGACAGCGCTATATCTGGAGAAACACTGTTTCTGCTTCTCTGTTCATCGTATGGTTTGCATTAACTGTTGGCTCTACTATCCCCTGGTTGTGGATGATGAGCATCGATGCACACTGGTACAGCACCATGTATAGCTGGTACACTTTTGCAAGCTCATTTGTATCAGGGATGTCGCTCGTGGCATTATTCGTTATCTACCTCAAAAACAAAGGTTACCTGGAATATACCAACCAGGAACACCTGCACGATATTGGTAAATTCATGTTTGCATTCTCCGTATTCTGGACTTACCTGTGGTTCTCACAGTATATGCTTATCTGGTATGCAAACATTCCCGAAGAAACCGTTTATTTCAAACATCGCGTTCAGGGCCCCTACAAATGGGTGTTCTTCCTGAACCTGATCCTGAACTTTATATGCCCGCTGCTGATTCTCATGAAACGTGGTGCTAAACGTAACTATACGCTCATCACCTTTATGGCGGTACTGATCATATTCGGTCACTGGATCGACTTCTTCCAAATGGTAATGGGAAGTGTATCGAAAGAACACGTTACCCTGGGTTGGCTTGATTTCGGAATCGCTGCCTTATTCATCGGCATACTGATTCTGATGGTGGGCAAGGCGCTTGCGAGCAAACCACTGGTACCAAAGTATCACCCATTCCTGAAAGAAAGTGTTATCCACCATACATAA
- the cyoE gene encoding heme o synthase, which translates to MTAEGAHSKQGWRAKLKDYSLLMKFTLSFTVVFSCVICYLLAPKVVEYDWTMIILLFVAGMLVTGSANAINQAVEKDTDAVMKRTATRPVAAGRMSATEAYTFAIIAGAAGVIMMYYYFNLSSALLSAFSLFLYAFIYTPLKKVSSIAVLVGAFPGALPCLIGWVAGNDDFGAGGWILFGIQFLWQFPHFWAIAWVAHGDYSKAGFKLLPADKGPTKFTAIQCVMYAVLMIPMGMLPYYFGISGNLSFWLVLVCNLFLVVQCLRLYAAMDAKAARRVMFSSYIYLPIVFLVLLADKIH; encoded by the coding sequence ATGACAGCAGAGGGAGCTCATAGCAAGCAGGGGTGGCGCGCGAAATTGAAGGATTATTCGCTGCTGATGAAGTTTACACTAAGCTTCACCGTGGTATTTTCCTGCGTGATCTGTTACCTGCTCGCGCCAAAAGTGGTAGAGTATGACTGGACCATGATCATCCTGCTTTTCGTAGCCGGAATGCTGGTCACAGGCAGTGCAAATGCCATCAACCAGGCCGTGGAGAAAGATACCGACGCTGTAATGAAACGTACCGCTACACGCCCGGTGGCGGCAGGGCGTATGTCTGCAACAGAGGCATACACTTTCGCGATCATAGCTGGCGCGGCAGGGGTGATCATGATGTATTATTACTTCAACCTGTCGTCGGCGCTGTTATCTGCCTTTAGTCTCTTTTTATACGCTTTTATCTATACACCTTTAAAAAAGGTGAGCTCTATAGCAGTATTGGTAGGCGCTTTTCCCGGAGCTTTACCCTGCCTCATCGGCTGGGTAGCCGGAAATGATGATTTTGGCGCAGGCGGCTGGATCTTGTTTGGTATCCAGTTCCTCTGGCAATTCCCCCATTTCTGGGCAATAGCCTGGGTGGCGCATGGCGATTATAGCAAAGCAGGATTTAAACTGCTGCCGGCTGACAAAGGACCAACAAAATTCACTGCTATACAATGTGTTATGTATGCAGTGCTGATGATTCCCATGGGTATGTTACCCTACTACTTCGGTATTTCAGGGAATCTGAGTTTCTGGCTGGTATTGGTATGTAATCTCTTTCTTGTGGTGCAATGTTTGAGGTTATATGCTGCTATGGATGCGAAAGCTGCAAGACGGGTGATGTTCAGTAGTTACATCTATTTGCCGATAGTGTTCCTCGTATTACTGGCAGATAAAATACATTAA
- a CDS encoding cytochrome C oxidase subunit IV family protein — MDNTVSVHHEEHAGGGTKEIKRITIYLSILTIVELAIGFYMYKAELSDGFFKHFLKGVIVVLMMWKAMYIVGYFMHLKHELRNMILTIIIPLFLFIWFIIAFLADGNSYKNLREKYDPYHVEKATLAAPAHEGHGKHDTTHEQHADEKPAHHAE; from the coding sequence ATGGACAATACTGTATCTGTACACCACGAAGAACACGCAGGCGGAGGAACGAAAGAAATAAAGCGTATCACCATATACCTCAGCATCCTCACAATTGTCGAGCTGGCGATCGGTTTCTATATGTATAAAGCTGAACTCAGCGACGGCTTCTTTAAACATTTCCTTAAAGGAGTGATCGTCGTGCTCATGATGTGGAAAGCGATGTACATCGTAGGTTATTTCATGCACCTGAAACATGAACTGCGCAATATGATTTTAACGATTATTATTCCGTTGTTCCTGTTTATATGGTTTATTATTGCGTTCCTTGCGGATGGCAATTCCTATAAGAACCTGAGAGAGAAATACGATCCTTATCACGTAGAAAAGGCAACACTGGCAGCTCCTGCACATGAAGGTCATGGAAAACATGATACCACCCATGAGCAACACGCCGATGAAAAGCCAGCTCACCATGCTGAATAA
- a CDS encoding cytochrome c oxidase subunit 3 yields the protein MATTTVSTGTKWWGGGRSPFNVEYGKVMMWYFLMSDAFTFGAFLIAYGTTRFATIGWPDPNHVFNSFPGLGAGFPLLFVSLMTFILIISSVTMVLAVHAGHNMDKKGVVKNLIWTIIGGLAFLSCQAWEWTHLFHEGAWWGRNPFPNADGTVATTNFTNFFFTITGFHGFHVLSGVVINIIMLIMTLNDKFEKRGHYLMIEKAGLYWHFVDLVWVFVFTCFYLI from the coding sequence ATGGCAACAACAACAGTTTCAACAGGAACCAAATGGTGGGGTGGCGGTAGGAGCCCTTTCAACGTGGAGTACGGCAAAGTTATGATGTGGTACTTCTTAATGAGTGATGCCTTTACTTTTGGTGCCTTCCTTATTGCCTACGGTACAACCCGTTTTGCCACCATCGGATGGCCCGACCCTAACCACGTGTTCAATTCCTTCCCGGGATTAGGCGCCGGTTTCCCGCTGTTGTTCGTAAGCTTAATGACGTTCATCCTTATCATTAGTTCTGTAACAATGGTTCTCGCCGTTCATGCAGGACATAATATGGATAAAAAAGGTGTAGTTAAAAACCTGATATGGACGATCATCGGTGGTCTGGCCTTCTTAAGCTGCCAGGCCTGGGAATGGACGCACCTGTTCCACGAAGGTGCATGGTGGGGACGTAACCCCTTCCCTAACGCAGACGGAACGGTTGCTACTACCAACTTTACCAACTTCTTCTTTACCATCACCGGATTCCACGGTTTCCACGTGTTGTCTGGCGTGGTTATCAATATCATCATGCTCATCATGACCCTTAACGACAAGTTCGAAAAAAGAGGTCACTACCTGATGATCGAAAAAGCTGGCTTGTACTGGCACTTTGTAGACCTGGTTTGGGTATTCGTATTTACCTGTTTCTACCTTATTTAA
- a CDS encoding cytochrome c oxidase subunit I, with translation MSNEAVLHANVGSAHDVHHDEHHGHHHETFLTKYIFSQDHKMIGKQFLITGMIWAVLGGLMSVFFRLQLGYPDSTFPWLEDILGKWAKGGRISAEAYYALVTTHGTVLVFFVLTAGLSGTFSNFLIPLQIGARDMASPLMNMLSYWFFFAGSVVMLSSLFVETGPFSGGWTAYPPLSALGDASPGSKTGMDLWIMAMALFVVSQLLAGLNYIATILNMRTKGMSMIRLPLTIWALFFTAVLGVLSFPVLFSGFILLIFDRNFGTSFYLSDIFINGVGALPNEGGSAILYQHLFWFLGHPEVYIILLPAMGIASEVMSTNARKPIFGYMAMIGSMFAIAVLAFLVWAHHMFVTGLNPFLGSIFVLLTLLIAVPSAIKVFNWLTTLWRGNIRFTPAMMFAIGFVSLFISGGLTGIWLGNSALDIHLHDTYFVIAHFHIVMGVASMFGMFAGVYHWFPKMYGRFMNNTLSYVHFWITLVGAYLIFWPMHYEGLAGMPRRYYDYGVWESFKQFVELNRFISTVVIIVFAAQFFFLFNFFYSIFKGRKVTTLNPWSSNTLEWTTPIRPGHGNWPGEIPEVHRWAYDYGKDGVDHIAQTEPVGDNETSH, from the coding sequence ATGAGTAACGAAGCAGTTCTGCATGCAAACGTGGGTTCCGCACACGATGTTCATCACGATGAGCATCATGGGCATCACCATGAAACTTTCTTGACAAAGTACATATTCAGCCAGGACCACAAAATGATCGGGAAACAATTCCTGATCACAGGTATGATCTGGGCGGTATTAGGTGGTTTAATGTCTGTATTCTTCCGTTTGCAGTTAGGCTATCCCGATTCCACTTTCCCCTGGCTGGAAGACATCCTGGGTAAATGGGCGAAAGGAGGCCGTATTAGTGCCGAAGCTTATTATGCGCTCGTTACTACGCACGGAACTGTACTCGTATTCTTCGTATTGACCGCAGGATTGAGTGGTACCTTCTCAAACTTCCTGATTCCATTGCAGATCGGTGCAAGGGATATGGCATCCCCATTGATGAACATGCTTAGTTACTGGTTCTTCTTTGCCGGTAGCGTGGTAATGTTATCTTCTTTGTTCGTTGAAACAGGACCCTTCAGTGGTGGCTGGACCGCCTATCCGCCGTTGAGCGCCCTGGGCGATGCCTCGCCCGGCTCGAAAACGGGTATGGACCTCTGGATCATGGCTATGGCGCTGTTCGTAGTATCACAGCTGCTGGCAGGTCTTAACTACATTGCTACTATCCTGAACATGCGTACCAAAGGTATGAGCATGATCAGGCTGCCACTCACCATCTGGGCGCTGTTCTTTACAGCTGTTCTCGGTGTATTGTCTTTCCCTGTATTATTCTCCGGGTTTATCCTCTTGATATTCGACCGTAACTTCGGTACCAGCTTCTACCTGTCCGATATCTTTATCAATGGCGTAGGTGCTTTACCAAATGAAGGCGGTAGCGCTATCCTTTACCAGCACTTATTCTGGTTCCTGGGTCACCCCGAAGTATATATCATCCTGCTTCCTGCAATGGGTATCGCTTCCGAGGTAATGTCAACCAACGCACGTAAACCTATCTTCGGCTATATGGCCATGATCGGTTCTATGTTCGCGATTGCAGTACTGGCGTTCCTCGTGTGGGCACACCACATGTTCGTAACCGGGTTGAATCCGTTCTTAGGCTCCATATTCGTATTACTTACCCTCCTGATCGCGGTTCCTTCCGCCATCAAGGTGTTCAACTGGTTGACTACATTATGGAGAGGTAATATCCGCTTTACCCCGGCAATGATGTTCGCGATCGGTTTCGTGAGCCTGTTCATCTCCGGTGGTTTAACAGGTATCTGGCTCGGTAACTCGGCACTCGATATTCACCTGCATGATACTTATTTCGTAATTGCACACTTCCACATTGTAATGGGTGTGGCCTCTATGTTCGGTATGTTCGCAGGTGTTTACCACTGGTTCCCTAAAATGTACGGACGCTTCATGAACAATACGCTGTCTTACGTGCATTTCTGGATAACACTCGTAGGCGCTTACCTCATCTTCTGGCCTATGCACTACGAAGGTCTGGCAGGTATGCCACGCCGTTACTACGATTATGGTGTTTGGGAAAGCTTCAAACAGTTCGTAGAACTGAACAGGTTTATCAGCACTGTGGTGATCATTGTATTTGCCGCACAGTTCTTCTTCCTGTTTAACTTCTTCTACTCTATCTTTAAAGGAAGAAAAGTAACAACGTTGAACCCTTGGAGCTCAAATACATTGGAATGGACTACACCTATCCGCCCAGGTCACGGCAACTGGCCCGGCGAAATCCCGGAAGTACACCGTTGGGCGTACGACTATGGTAAGGACGGTGTTGACCACATAGCACAAACAGAACCAGTGGGCGACAACGAAACATCACATTAA
- a CDS encoding cytochrome c oxidase subunit II — translation MAMFFTIAVIVLVFLVIFQIAKASEYVSVLKGEEKSRLQSNKINGFLMISFLVLGLIGVYLCNKALFPKTLLAHPAASVQGEKVDSMLWITLALTGFVFVVTQILLFWFVYKYQENPKRKVFFFPHNNTLELVWTVVPAIALTILVVFGLRNWFSFTSEAPDNAMQVEVTGKQFGWIFRYAGKDGVFGKKYFRVIDPASNSLGLIWRDSAELRLKDDPATHDDIVMEQTMYVVKNRPVKLIIGSRDVIHDVGLPQFRMKMDAVPGTPTTMWFTPKYTTEEMKKITGNPDFVYEISCDQMCGNGHYSMKGIIQVVTQEEFDLWLAKQKPYYFAAFPDLDPENQPKAIPADSTKATAANVDPKSQVVASAR, via the coding sequence ATGGCAATGTTTTTTACCATCGCAGTGATAGTGCTGGTCTTCCTGGTGATCTTCCAGATTGCTAAAGCCAGTGAGTATGTGTCTGTGCTGAAGGGTGAAGAAAAATCCCGGCTTCAAAGCAATAAGATCAATGGTTTCCTAATGATCTCCTTCCTGGTGCTGGGCTTAATAGGTGTGTATTTATGTAACAAGGCCTTGTTCCCCAAAACCTTGCTCGCACACCCCGCTGCCAGCGTTCAGGGCGAGAAAGTGGACTCAATGCTGTGGATCACCCTGGCACTCACAGGCTTCGTTTTCGTGGTAACGCAAATATTGCTGTTCTGGTTTGTATATAAATACCAGGAGAATCCTAAAAGAAAGGTCTTTTTCTTCCCGCATAACAATACACTGGAATTGGTATGGACCGTAGTGCCTGCCATCGCATTAACCATCCTCGTAGTATTTGGTTTACGTAACTGGTTCTCTTTTACCAGCGAAGCGCCCGATAATGCAATGCAGGTTGAAGTTACCGGCAAACAGTTCGGATGGATCTTCCGTTATGCAGGTAAAGACGGTGTATTTGGTAAAAAGTATTTCAGGGTAATTGACCCCGCCTCTAATTCTCTCGGCCTTATCTGGAGAGATAGTGCAGAGCTGCGCTTAAAAGACGATCCCGCTACTCACGACGATATCGTGATGGAACAAACCATGTACGTAGTAAAAAATCGTCCCGTAAAACTCATCATCGGTTCCAGGGATGTTATCCATGATGTTGGTTTACCGCAGTTCCGTATGAAAATGGATGCCGTGCCCGGTACGCCTACTACTATGTGGTTTACGCCGAAGTACACTACAGAGGAAATGAAAAAGATCACAGGTAACCCTGATTTCGTATACGAGATCAGCTGCGACCAGATGTGTGGTAACGGTCACTATTCTATGAAAGGGATCATCCAGGTGGTAACACAGGAAGAATTCGACCTGTGGCTGGCGAAACAAAAGCCTTACTACTTTGCTGCATTCCCGGACCTCGACCCTGAAAATCAACCAAAAGCTATTCCCGCAGATAGCACAAAAGCAACTGCTGCCAACGTGGATCCGAAGTCACAGGTAGTAGCGTCTGCAAGGTAA